From the Kribbella sp. CA-293567 genome, the window ACAAGAAGGCTGGTCAGCTCGGACTGCTCGGGGTCGCGTTCCCCGAGCAGTCCGGCGGTGGCGGCGGGTCGCTCCTCGACGCGATCGGCGTGGTCGAGGAGATGCACTACGCGGGCGGATCCGGCGGCCTGGTCGCCTCGTTGCTGACCTGCGGTATCGCCCTTCCGCATATCGTTGCTGCTGGCAATGAAGATCAGATCGCCCAGTGGGTGCGGCCGACGCTCGAGGGTGAACTGATCGGATCGCTGGCGATCACCGAGCCGGACGGTGGCTCCGACGTCGCCTCGCTCCGGACCACGGCGCGACGCGACGGGGACGACTTCGTCGTCAACGGGGCCAAGACGTACATCACCTCGGGTTGCCGCGCGGACTTCGTGACCACGGCGGTCCGGACCGGCGGACCGGGCGCGCACGGCATCAGCCTGCTGGTGATCGAGCGCGGAACGCCCGGCTTCCAGGTCTCCCGCAAGCTGGAGAAGATGGGCTGGCTGTGCTCGGACACGGCCGAGTTGTCGTTCACCGATGTCCGGGTGCCGGCGGCCAACCTGGTCGGCGAGGAGGGGAGCGGGTTCGTCCAGCTCGCGGTGAACTTCGTCGCGGAGCGGCTGACCCTCGCCGTACAGGCGTACGCCGGGGCACAACGGGCGCTGGATCTCACCGTCGAGTGGTGCAGGACTCGGGAGACCTTCGGCAGGCCACTGATCTCCCGGCAGAGCGTGCAGCACACGCTGACCGAGATGGCTCGGAAGGTCGAGGTCGCTCGGACTTATGTGCACGCGACAGCCGCGCGGGCGGACGCCGGCGAAGAAGTGATCGCCGAGACGTGCTTCGCCAAGAACACCGCGGTCGAGGCGGGTCAGTGGGTGTGTGACCAGGCGCTGCAACTGCACGGTGGGCTCGGCTATCTGCGCGAGGCCGAGGTGGAGCGCCAGTACCGCGACCAGAAGATCCTCGCGATCGGCGGCGGCAGCACCGAGATCATGACGGGTTTGGCAGCCAAACGACTGGGGTTCACCGCATGACTGTCACTGACAACCGCTCCGCGATGCTGACCAAGCTCGCGGAGCTGGAGACCGAGCACCAGAAGGCGCTGGCGGGTGGCGGCGAGAAGTACGTCGCCCGTCACCACCAGCGCGGCAAGCTGCTCGCGCGGGATCGGATCGAGCTGCTGCTCGACCCGGACACCGCGTTCCTGGAGCTGT encodes:
- a CDS encoding acyl-CoA dehydrogenase family protein, with the protein product MSDFRQSVRRFMAAEVLPNLAQWERDGELPRELHKKAGQLGLLGVAFPEQSGGGGGSLLDAIGVVEEMHYAGGSGGLVASLLTCGIALPHIVAAGNEDQIAQWVRPTLEGELIGSLAITEPDGGSDVASLRTTARRDGDDFVVNGAKTYITSGCRADFVTTAVRTGGPGAHGISLLVIERGTPGFQVSRKLEKMGWLCSDTAELSFTDVRVPAANLVGEEGSGFVQLAVNFVAERLTLAVQAYAGAQRALDLTVEWCRTRETFGRPLISRQSVQHTLTEMARKVEVARTYVHATAARADAGEEVIAETCFAKNTAVEAGQWVCDQALQLHGGLGYLREAEVERQYRDQKILAIGGGSTEIMTGLAAKRLGFTA